The Thalassophryne amazonica chromosome 8, fThaAma1.1, whole genome shotgun sequence genome includes a window with the following:
- the cd151 gene encoding CD151 antigen isoform X2, with protein sequence MEQRGEKRNTCGTICLKYLLFIFNLLFWLAGGAVLAVGVWTLVEKSDYISLLNSSYYLASAYVLITAGLIVIVTGVIGCCATLNEMKSLLIVYFILLLCIFLLEVVAAVLAYVNYQQLDEELRQNLKVNMQQKYQQPGEDSLTQAVDRLQQEFKCCGSNSSSEWADSVWIQAADNNRLVPDSCCKTPSILCGSRDHPSNIYKVEGGCIMKLEDFILSQLYILGAVGIGIASLQLLGMMFTCCLYKNLQKESY encoded by the exons aTGGAACAACGAGGTGAAAAAAGAAACACGTGTGGGACAATTTGCCTTAAATatctactttttatttttaaccttCTCTTCTGG CTGGCAGGAGGAGCTGTGCTGGCAGTGGGAGTGTGGACTTTGGTGGAGAAGAGCGACTACATCAGTTTACTGAATTCCAGCTACTACTTGGCCTCAGCCTACGTCCTGATAACTGCTGGTCTCATTGTGATAGTGACCGGCGTGATTGGCTGCTGCGCCACACTGAATGAGATGAAGAGTCTTTTGATTGTG TATTTTATCTTATTGCTGTGTATTTTCCTGCTGGAAGTGGTTGCCGCTGTCCTGGCCTACGTTAACTACCAACAG CTGGATGAGGAGCTCAGACAGAACCTGAAGGTGAACAtgcagcagaaataccagcagccgGGTGAGGACAGCCTCACACAGGCTGTGGACAGACTTCAGCAGGAG TTTAAGTGTTGTGGCAGTAACAGCTCCTCAGAGTGGGCAGACAGCGTGTGGATCCAGGCAGCAGACAACAACCGGCTCGTTCCTGACAGCTGTTGCAAAACTCCCAGCATCCTTTGCGGCAGCAGGGACCATCCTTCAAACATCTATAAGGTTGAG GGAGGTTGCATTATGAAATTGGAGGACTTCATTCTGAGTCAGCTGTATATTCTGGGTGCTGTGGGTATTGGGATTGCATCTCTACAG cttctggggatgaTGTTCACTTGCTGCCTTTATAAAAATCTACAGAAAGAGTCATACTGA
- the cd151 gene encoding CD151 antigen isoform X3: protein MEQRGEKRNTCGTICLKYLLFIFNLLFWLAGGAVLAVGVWTLVEKSDYISLLNSSYYLASAYVLITAGLIVIVTGVIGCCATLNEMKSLLIVCFPFCYQLDEELRQNLKVNMQQKYQQPGEDSLTQAVDRLQQEFKCCGSNSSSEWADSVWIQAADNNRLVPDSCCKTPSILCGSRDHPSNIYKVEGGCIMKLEDFILSQLYILGAVGIGIASLQLLGMMFTCCLYKNLQKESY from the exons aTGGAACAACGAGGTGAAAAAAGAAACACGTGTGGGACAATTTGCCTTAAATatctactttttatttttaaccttCTCTTCTGG CTGGCAGGAGGAGCTGTGCTGGCAGTGGGAGTGTGGACTTTGGTGGAGAAGAGCGACTACATCAGTTTACTGAATTCCAGCTACTACTTGGCCTCAGCCTACGTCCTGATAACTGCTGGTCTCATTGTGATAGTGACCGGCGTGATTGGCTGCTGCGCCACACTGAATGAGATGAAGAGTCTTTTGATTGTG TGTTTTCCTTTCTGCTACCAG CTGGATGAGGAGCTCAGACAGAACCTGAAGGTGAACAtgcagcagaaataccagcagccgGGTGAGGACAGCCTCACACAGGCTGTGGACAGACTTCAGCAGGAG TTTAAGTGTTGTGGCAGTAACAGCTCCTCAGAGTGGGCAGACAGCGTGTGGATCCAGGCAGCAGACAACAACCGGCTCGTTCCTGACAGCTGTTGCAAAACTCCCAGCATCCTTTGCGGCAGCAGGGACCATCCTTCAAACATCTATAAGGTTGAG GGAGGTTGCATTATGAAATTGGAGGACTTCATTCTGAGTCAGCTGTATATTCTGGGTGCTGTGGGTATTGGGATTGCATCTCTACAG cttctggggatgaTGTTCACTTGCTGCCTTTATAAAAATCTACAGAAAGAGTCATACTGA
- the cd151 gene encoding CD151 antigen isoform X1, with protein MEQRGEKRNTCGTICLKYLLFIFNLLFWLAGGAVLAVGVWTLVEKSDYISLLNSSYYLASAYVLITAGLIVIVTGVIGCCATLNEMKSLLIVYFILLLCIFLLEVVAAVLAYVNYQQCFPFCYQLDEELRQNLKVNMQQKYQQPGEDSLTQAVDRLQQEFKCCGSNSSSEWADSVWIQAADNNRLVPDSCCKTPSILCGSRDHPSNIYKVEGGCIMKLEDFILSQLYILGAVGIGIASLQLLGMMFTCCLYKNLQKESY; from the exons aTGGAACAACGAGGTGAAAAAAGAAACACGTGTGGGACAATTTGCCTTAAATatctactttttatttttaaccttCTCTTCTGG CTGGCAGGAGGAGCTGTGCTGGCAGTGGGAGTGTGGACTTTGGTGGAGAAGAGCGACTACATCAGTTTACTGAATTCCAGCTACTACTTGGCCTCAGCCTACGTCCTGATAACTGCTGGTCTCATTGTGATAGTGACCGGCGTGATTGGCTGCTGCGCCACACTGAATGAGATGAAGAGTCTTTTGATTGTG TATTTTATCTTATTGCTGTGTATTTTCCTGCTGGAAGTGGTTGCCGCTGTCCTGGCCTACGTTAACTACCAACAG TGTTTTCCTTTCTGCTACCAG CTGGATGAGGAGCTCAGACAGAACCTGAAGGTGAACAtgcagcagaaataccagcagccgGGTGAGGACAGCCTCACACAGGCTGTGGACAGACTTCAGCAGGAG TTTAAGTGTTGTGGCAGTAACAGCTCCTCAGAGTGGGCAGACAGCGTGTGGATCCAGGCAGCAGACAACAACCGGCTCGTTCCTGACAGCTGTTGCAAAACTCCCAGCATCCTTTGCGGCAGCAGGGACCATCCTTCAAACATCTATAAGGTTGAG GGAGGTTGCATTATGAAATTGGAGGACTTCATTCTGAGTCAGCTGTATATTCTGGGTGCTGTGGGTATTGGGATTGCATCTCTACAG cttctggggatgaTGTTCACTTGCTGCCTTTATAAAAATCTACAGAAAGAGTCATACTGA
- the gatd1 gene encoding glutamine amidotransferase-like class 1 domain-containing protein 1 produces the protein MSAKPTCLIVASSTPQGVSAKSFHQSFSLCTSAFNLQTATPGGKPIDFVGIDESTARWVQDFSVKPYATPAKLESIDGARYQALLIPDCPGALNDLAHSGSLYRILTHFISYHKPVCAVGQGVSALCCATEGQRWIFSGYSLTGPSVFELVRRPDFANLPLIVEDFVKDSGGSYTASEEDGVHVVVDRHLITGQNIQSTSLAVNNLLLLCSSK, from the exons atgtcagcaaaACCAACGTGTTTGATTGTGGCCAGTTCGACTCCTCAAG gtgtgtcagcaaaatcattccaTCAGTCCTTCAGTCTTTGTACCTCTGCCTTTAACCTGCAGACAGCCACGCCTGGG GGGAAGCCCATAGATTTTGTTGGGATCGACGAAAGCACTGCCAGATGGGTGCAGGACTTCAGTGTCAAACCTTACGCGACTCCAGCCAAACTGGAATCTATAGATG GTGCTCGATACCAGGCATTGCTCATCCCAGACTGCCCTGGAGCCCTGAACGACCTGGCACACAGCGGTTCTCTGTACCGCATTCTCACCCACTTCATATCTTACCACA AGCCTGTTTGTGCTGTGGGTCAGGGTGTATCGGCCCTGTGCTGTGCCACTGAGGGCCAGCGGTGGATTTTCAGCGGCTACAGTTTAACGGGG CCGTCAGTGTTTGAACTGGTGCGGAGGCCTGACTTTGCCAACCTGCCCTTGATTGtagaggactttgttaaagacaGCGGTGGATCATACACAG CAAGTGAAGAAGATGGCGTGCATGTGGTAGTAGACAGACACCTAATTACTGGTCAGAACATCCAGTCAACCTCACTTGCTGTAAATAATCTCCTCCTGCTCTGTAgcagcaagtaa